A portion of the Carya illinoinensis cultivar Pawnee chromosome 11, C.illinoinensisPawnee_v1, whole genome shotgun sequence genome contains these proteins:
- the LOC122280510 gene encoding zinc finger protein ZAT4-like yields the protein MERHKCKLCFRTFANGRALGGHMKAHLANLPLPPKPLQLGGHTEPALSSSSSSGEEQEEDQSLGEEAEDKALVYGLRENPKKSFRLADPEFSFAVDAGSVVQDRESETESKNPTRQRSKRNRKPSVSEIQSQNLEMKKPKPSSSLVDSPELLSSVSDTSPEEDVAMCLMMLSRDIWMRNNEEQDEEQGKQVQRSVKVKVRESEEIKIRKVRGKHRCEKCKKTFRSFQALGSHKTICCRDETGNDGNERIFECPFCDKVFGSGQALGGHKRSHLLGSSSTTTTTTTTIVTNAATSSPLKSETSAIDLNLPAPVEEDVFSVVSDA from the coding sequence ATGGAGAGGCACAAATGCAAGCTCTGCTTCAGGACTTTTGCTAATGGGAGAGCTTTGGGTGGTCACATGAAGGCTCATTTGGCCAACCTGCCTCTTCCTCCAAAGCCACTGCAACTCGGTGGCCATACTGAGCCagccttatcttcatcttcttcctcgggtgaagaacaagaagagGATCAAAGCCTCGGAGAAGAAGCTGAGGACAAAGCTTTGGTTTATGGATTGAGAGAAAATCCCAAGAAAAGCTTCAGACTTGCAGATCCTGAGTTCTCTTTTGCGGTCGATGCTGGGTCTGTGGTCCAGGATAGGGAGAGCGAGACCGAGTCAAAGAACCCAACTCGCCAACGATCTAAGCGGAATCGGAAACCGAGTGTGTCGGAGATTCAGAGTCAGAACTTGGAAATGAAGAAGCCAAAGCCCAGTTCCAGTTTGGTCGACTCGCCCGAGCTGCTGAGTTCGGTTTCTGATACTTCTCCAGAAGAAGATGTTGCTATGTGCCTGATGATGCTTTCGAGGGATATATGGATGAGAAACAACGAGGAGCAAGATGAAGAACAAGGTAAACAAGTCCAAAGATCGGTCAAAGTTAAGGTTCGGGAATCCGAGGAGATCAAAATTAGGAAGGTTCGAGGGAAGCATCGGTGCGAGAAATGTAAGAAAACGTTTCGATCCTTTCAAGCTCTGGGGAGTCACAAAACGATTTGCTGCAGAGATGAAACGGGTAATGATGGCAATGAGAGAATCTTTGAATGCCCGTTTTGTGACAAAGTGTTTGGGTCTGGACAAGCACTTGGTGGCCACAAGAGATCTCACCTCTTGGGTTCTtcttcaacaacaacaacaactacTACAACAATCGTCACAAATGCTGCTACTTCAAGTCCTTTGAAATCGGAGACAAGTGCCATAGATCTCAACTTGCCTGCTCCGGTGGAAGAAGATGTTTTCAGTGTGGTCTCAGATGCATAA